In Macadamia integrifolia cultivar HAES 741 chromosome 13, SCU_Mint_v3, whole genome shotgun sequence, one DNA window encodes the following:
- the LOC122060078 gene encoding cytochrome P450 710A11-like: MDSIWITLAPATPYLITFIAFLILLEQISYLRKKRTLPGPPFVFPFLGNAISLVRNPAKFWDLQSSFAKSTPLGVSVNYIIGSFIVFIRSSELSYKIFANVRPDAFHLIGHPFGKKLFGEHNLIYMMGQDHKDLRRRIAPNFTLKALSTYINLQQKIILEHLKLWESLCSSNPSKPIALRLLCRDMNLETSQTVFVGPYLSAKAREGFNRDYNLFNVGLMKLPIDLPGFGFRKARFAVNRLCETLAVCAGQSKEKMMKGEEPSCLVDFWMQETLKEINAAAESGKKAPYSDDIEIGGHLFDFLFAAQDASTSSLLWAVSLLHSHPQVLQKVREEVSAIWSPGSNALITTEKLKEMKYTEAVAREIVRFRTPATLVPHISAEDFPLTETYTIPKGTIVFPSVFESSFQGFTEPELFDPDRFLDDRKEDQLYKRYFLAFGAGAHQCVGQRYALNHLVLFIAMFTSLLDFKRHLTDGCDDIAYVPTICPKDDCLVYLSRRCSSYPFFMEFTSSIVNDELR, from the coding sequence ATGGACTCGATATGGATCACATTAGCACCTGCAACTCCTTATCTGATCACCTTCATTGCCTTTTTGATACTTTTAGAGCAAATTAGTTACCTGAGGAAGAAGCGAACTCTCCCTGGTCCTCCGTTTGTGTTTCCTTTTCTTGGTAACGCAATCTCTCTGGTTCGCAACCCAGCCAAGTTCTGGGACCTCCAATCTTCCTTCGCTAAATCCACCCCTTTGGGCGTCTCCGTCAACTACATCATCGGTAGCTTCATCGTTTTCATCCGAAGCTCCGAGCTTTCTTACAAAATCTTCGCCAATGTTCGTCCTGATGCCTTCCACCTCATCGGCCATCCATTCGGTAAAAAGCTCTTTGGTGAACACAATCTCATTTACATGATGGGTCAGGATCACAAAGATCTTCGCCGTCGAATTGCCCCCAATTTCACCCTCAAAGCCCTATCCACTTACATCAATTTGCAGCAAAAGATCATCCTCGAACACCTGAAACTCTGGGAATCACTCTGTTCCAGTAATCCCTCTAAGCCCATCGCTCTTCGTCTTCTCTGTCGTGACATGAATCTCGAAACCTCTCAAACTGTCTTCGTTGGGCCTTACTTGAGTGCCAAAGCTCGGGAAGGTTTCAATAGAGATTATAATCTGTTTAATGTAGGATTGATGAAACTGCCGATCGATCTCCCTGGCTTTGGGTTCCGTAAGGCTAGGTTCGCCGTCAATAGGCTTTGTGAAACTCTAGCTGTCTGTGCTGGTCAGAGcaaagagaaaatgatgaaaggAGAAGAACCCTCGTGTTTGGTTGATTTCTGGATGCAGGAGACTCTAAAGGAGATCAATGCAGCGGCGGAATCTGGCAAAAAGGCTCCGTATTCCGACGATATCGAGATCGGTGGCCACCTCTTCGACTTCCTCTTTGCAGCTCAAGATGCTTCTACTTCGTCTCTGTTATGGGCTGTGTCGCTCTTGCATTCACACCCTCAAGTGTTGCAGAAGGTTAGAGAAGAGGTCTCTGCAATTTGGTCGCCTGGATCTAACGCGCTCATTACTACGGAGAAATTGAAAGAGATGAAGTATACAGAGGCGGTGGCGCGTGAGATTGTGAGGTTTCGAACTCCGGCGACTCTCGTACCTCATATCTCCGCAGAGGATTTTCCGTTGACGGAGACTTACACGATACCAAAAGGAACGATTGTGTTTCCCTCTGTATTCGAGTCGTCGTTCCAGGGGTTCACTGAACCGGAACTGTTCGACCCGGATAGGTTCTTGGACGATCGGAAGGAGGACCAGTTGTATAAGAGGtattttcttgcttttggtGCTGGGGCCCACCAATGCGTGGGACAGAGATATGCGCTCAATCATCTGGTGCTCTTCATCGCTATGTTTACGTCGCTGCTCGACTTCAAGAGGCACCTAACGGACGGCTGTGATGACATTGCGTATGTCCCCACCATCTGCCCTAAGGATGATTGCCTGGTTTACCTCAGTAGGAGGTGCTCGAGCTACCCTTTTTTCATGGAGTTCACATCTTCTATAGTGAACGATGAACTGCGATGA